A genome region from Cucurbita pepo subsp. pepo cultivar mu-cu-16 chromosome LG02, ASM280686v2, whole genome shotgun sequence includes the following:
- the LOC111788443 gene encoding probable serine/threonine protein kinase IREH1, with the protein MVFKGRFFSSSKKSDSSSPDGSSPRFLGSNSPSRSDKKKNKSAAKDEPQISNTTTSSFKGTVLKDSSRSKDWKRKDGQVLLPTETPSKSEAISGLSLGPKVKKSSDVKDVASSVSPILASSLGLNRIKTRSGPLPQESFLGFKGDKGSLGSSNLSRNCGNGSSGSNSGSTWSASSSGGKREAASQKRLGFQDNVKSYIHNASNPDNMATGNAASTERSPNLLGQPRLQNVESSNEAGIVCWSLILKSLSISSSYDCENPKESESPRFQAILRVTSAPRRKYPADIKSFSHELNSKGVRPFPLWKSRRLNNLEEILVMIRGKFDKAKEEVNSDLAIFAADLVGILEKNVDTHPEWQETIEDLLVLARSCAMSSPGEFWLQCEGIVQELDDRRQELPPGMLKQLHTRMLFILTRCTRLLQFHKESGLAEDENVFQLRQSRNLHSADKRIPPAMGREMKSSNAAKASKAASSRKSYSQEQHGLNWSREHDMLPRNNVSASSDDTSKKLESPTGRDRMASWKKLPSPAAKSVKEPTLKDKGDNKSFKSLNVPKIRTDVSETVFAAANELPLPRDSHDQPPKHQHKPSWGWGDQPSVSDESSIICRICEEEIPTANVEDHSRICAVADRCDQKGISVNERLLRIAETLEKMIESFSQKDSQHVGSPDVAKVSNSSMTEESDISPKHSDWSRRGSEDMLDCFHETENSVFMDDLKGLPSMSCKTRFGPKSDQGMTTSSAGSMTPRSPLLTPRTSPFDLFLAGKGAYYEHDDLTQISDLADIARCSANAPLGDDCSMQYLLTCLEDLRVVINRRKFNALTVETFGTRIEKLIREKYLQLCELVGDEKIDIASTVIDEDTPLDDDVVRSLRTSPIHSSKDRTSIDDFEIIKPISRGAFGRVFLAKKRTTGDLFAIKVLKKADMIRKNAVESILAERDILISVRNPFVVRFFYSFTCRENLYLVMEYLNGGDLYSLLRNLGCLDEEVARVYIAEVVLALEYLHSLGVVHRDLKPDNLLIAHDGHIKLTDFGLSKVGLINSTDDLSGPVVSGITLHGYDEPTMSASEHQQERRKKRSAVGTPDYLAPEILLGTGHGATADWWSVGIILFELIVGIPPFNAEHPQTIFDNILNRKIPWPQIPEEMSHDAQDLIDRLLTEDPHQRLGAIGAHEVKQHMFFKDINWDTLARQKAAFVPTSESALDTSYFTSRYSWNHSDDHGYPPSELEDSSDADSLSGNSSVSNRQDEVVDECGGLTDFEPGSSVNYSFSNFSFKNLSQLASINYDLLSKGLKDDPPDHDA; encoded by the exons ATGGTATTCAAAGGCAGGTTTTTCTCCTCCTCAAAGAAGTCTGATTCTTCCAGTCCCGATGGATCCAGTCCCCGATTCCTTGGTTCTAACTCGCCCAGTAGATCcgacaagaagaagaacaaatcagCCGCCAAAGATGAACCCCAGATTTCTAATACCACTACTAGTAGCTTCAAAGGTACTGTTCTGAAAGATTCTAGTAGGAGTAAGGATTGGAAACGAAAAGATGGTCAAGTTTTATTGCCGACTGAGACGCCATCGAAGTCCGAGGCAATATCTGGATTGAGCTTAGGGCCGAAGGTTAAGAAGTCGAGTGATGTGAAGGATGTGGCCTCATCGGTTTCGCCTATTCTCGCATCATCCCTTGGATTGAATAGGATAAAGACAAGATCAGGCCCGTTGCCGCAGGAGAGCTTTTTGGGGTTTAAAGGTGATAAGGGCTCATTGGGTTCGAGTAATCTTTCCAGGAACTGTGGCAATGGAAGCTCAGGCTCGAATTCTGGTTCGACATGGTCGGCTTCTTCTAGTGGAGGGAAGAGAGAGGCGGCGAGCCAGAAGAGATTGGGGTTTCAGGACAATGTTAAAAGCTATATTCACAATGCTAGCAATCCCGACAATATGGCAACTGGTAATGCAGCATCTACTGAAAGGAGTCCAAATTTGTTAGGACAGCCTCGGTTGCAGAATGTCGAATCATCCAATGAAGCTGGTATTGTTTGCTGGTCTCTAATTTTGAAAAGCCTGTCGATATct TCTTCTTATGATTGCGAAAATCCAAAAGAGTCTGAATCTCCACGCTTTCAAGCTATACTTCGAGTCACAAGTGCTCCTCGAAGGAAGTATCCTGCGGATATCAAAAGTTTTTCCCATGAACTAAATTCAAAAGGTGTACGACCTTTCCCACTCTGGAAGTCACGTCgtttaaataatttggag GAGATCTTAGTTATGATACGAGGAAAATTTGACAAGGCAAAGGAAGAAGTAAATTCTGATTTGGCCATTTTTGCTGCTGATCTGGTTGgaattcttgaaaaaaatgttgatacTCATCCAGAGTGGCAAGAGACCATTGAAGACTTGTTGGTTTTAGCTCGAAGCTGTGCCATGTCATCTCCTGGTGAATTTTGGCTTCAGTGTGAAGGCATTGTTCAGGAATTGGATGATAGACGCCAAGAACTTCCTCCAGGCATGCTGAAACAACTTCATACTCGAATGCTGTTCATTCTCACTAGATGTACCAGGCTACTACAGTTCCATAAAGAAAGTGGCTTAGCAGAAGATGAAAATGTTTTTCAGCTTCGTCAATCACGAAATCTGCATTCTGCCGATAAACGTATTCCTCCAGCTATGGGAAGGGAAATGAAAAGTTCTAATGCAGCCAAGGCTTCTAAGGCAGCTTCATCCAGGAAATCTTACAGCCAGGAGCAGCATGGCTTGAACTGGAGCAGAGAACACGACATGCTGCCTAGGAATAATGTCTCTGCATCTTCTGATGATACTTCAAAGAAGTTGGAATCTCCTACTGGCAGAGACCGGATGGCTTCTTGGAAAAAATTGCCTTCTCCGGCAGCCAAAAGTGTGAAAGAACCTACTTTGAAGGATAAAGGTGATAATAAGAGTTTTAAATCTTTGAATGTGCCAAAAATCAGGACTGATGTTTCTGAAACTGTTTTTGCTGCTGCAAATGAGCTTCCTCTGCCAAGAGATTCTCATGACCAGCCTCCCAAGCACCAACATAAACCTTCTTGGGGTTGGGGTGATCAACCATCTGTATCTGATGAGAGTTCAATCATTTGTCGCATTTGCGAAGAAGAGATTCCTACTGCAAATGTGGAAGACCATTCAAGAATTTGTGCAGTTGCTGATCGATGTGATCAAAAGGGTATAAGTGTTAATGAACGTCTACTCAGAATTGCTGAAACTCTAGAGAAGATGATCGAGTCCTTTTCGCAAAAAGATTCTCAACATGTAGGAAGTCCAGATGTTgcaaaagtttcaaattctAGTATGACTGAAGAATCTGATATTTCCCCGAAACATAGTGATTGGTCCCGCAGGGGCTCAGAAGACATGCTCGATTGCTTCCATGAAACTGAAAATTCTGTTTTCATGGATGACTTGAAAGGTTTACCTTCCATGTCTTGTAAAACTCGTTTTGGTCCAAAGTCTGATCAGGGTATGACAACATCATCTGCTGGTAGCATGACTCCTAGATCTCCTTTATTAACACCAAGAACCAGTCCGTTTGACTTGTTTTTGGCCGGGAAAGGAGCTTACTATGAACACGATGATCTTACACAG ATCAGTGATCTTGCAGATATTGCACGCTGTTCAGCAAATGCACCTCTGGGTGATGATTGCTCGATGCAATATCTGTTGACGTGCCTTGAAGACTTGAGAGTTGTCATTAACCGCAGGAAGTTTAATGCACTGACAGTTGAAACTTTTGGCACTCGCATTGAGAAGTTAATACG GGAGAAGTATTTGCAGCTTTGTGAGCTGGTGGGTGATGAAAAGATTGACATAGCGAGCACTGTTATTGATGAAGATACTCCTCTAGATGATGACGTTGTTCGTAGCTTAAGAACAAGTCCCATCCATTCTTCAAAGGACCGTACATCAATTGATGACTTTGAGATTATAAAACCTATCAGCCGTGGGGCATTTGGCCGGGTTTTCCTGGCTAAAAAGAGGACAACGGGGGACCTTTTCGCAATAAAG GTTTTGAAGAAAGCTGATATGATTCGAAAAAATGCTGTTGAAAGTATTCTGGCAGAACgtgatattttaatatctgTGCGCAACCCTTTTGTG GTTCGCTTCTTCTACTCCTTTACTTGTCGTGAAAATTTATATCTCGTGATGGAGTATTTGAATGGAGGAGATCTTTACTCCTTGTTGAGAAATTTAGGCTGCTTAGATGAAGAGGTTGCTCGTGTATATATTGCAGAAGTG GTTCTTGCTTTGGAGTATTTGCATTCACTCGGGGTAGTTCATCGTGACTTAAAGCcagataatttattaatagcACATGATGGTCATATTAAG CTGACAGATTTTGGGCTTTCCAAAGTTGGTCTTATCAACAGTACTGATGATTTGTCTGGACCAGTTGTTAGCGGTATCACTCTTCATGGGTATGATGAGCCTACAATGTCTGCTTCTGAGCATCAACaagaaagacgaaagaagCGTTCTGCTGTTGGCACACCAGACTATTTGGCACCAGAGATACTATTGGGAACTGGACATG GTGCCACAGCTGATTGGTGGTCTGTCGGGATCATTTTATTTGAGCTAATTGTTGGAATTCCACCCTTTAATGCAGAGCATCCCCAG ACTATATTTGATAACATTCTCAACCGTAAGATCCCGTGGCCTCAAATACCTGAAGAGATGAGCCACGATGCTCAAGATTTAATTGATCG ATTATTGACTGAAGATCCTCACCAGCGACTTGGAGCTATAGGCGCACATGAG GTGAAGCAGCATATGTTCTTTAAAGATATTAACTGGGACACGCTTGCCCGACAAAAG GCTGCATTTGTTCCAACATCTGAAAGTGCTCTTGATACTAGTTACTTTACAAGTCGCTACTCATGGAATCATTCAGATGATCATGGCTATCCACCCAGTGAACTTGAGGATTCAAGTGATGCTGATAGCTTAAGTGGTAACAGTAGTGTGAGCAATCGTCAAGATGAAGTG GTTGATGAATGTGGGGGCCTTACAGATTTTGAGCCTGGTTCTTCTGTCAATTACTCATTCAGTAATTTCTCTTTCAAG AATCTCTCCCAGCTTGCATCCATCAACTATGACCTGCTTTCTAAGGGTTTGAAGGATGATCCTCCTGATCACGATGCATAA
- the LOC111787842 gene encoding extra-large guanine nucleotide-binding protein 3-like — protein MASDTDEENAWQEALRRMLPAGAPLPDEEHLDYSIAVEYRGPPVDHELPKIEPLDLESLSIPSPSIISVPDASSIPIVYPIAPRVSRFNRFRNGADSRSPMESQRSSSVSRVQQESQNGEHSEFSSELSVQHLNSESEPAAVEGRRANTVTFVTPRDSEDDDEDVFSSPRSCTTDVMTSPALSHSREQSKKRGICSRCGRGNRLKEREACLVCDAQYCSNCLLKAMGSMPEGRKCVGCIGRPIDESKRPILGKCSRLLSRVCSPLEIKQILKAEKECPANQLRPEQLIVNGRQLRPEELAEILGCAIPPQKLKPGRYWYDKDSGLWGKEGEKPDKIISSKLNVGGKLRADASKGNTKVFINGREITKVELRVLKLANVQCPRDTHFWVYDDGSYEEEGQNNIKGNIWGKASTRLLCSLFSLPVPPGNPHGAKEDPTTMSGRSVPEYLEHGRIHKLLLFGIEGSGTSTLFKQAKFLYGSRFTPEELQNIKFMIQSNIYKYLSTLLEGRERFEEEAIIEKTAEKFGGATVEEKLDAEKAVSAETGSESKQCIYSINQRFKHFSDWLLNIMATGDLDAFFPAATREYAPIVDEMWKDSALQETYRRRDELLNLPDVTKYFLDRVIEISSNEYEPSDKDILYAEGVSQSNGLAFMDFSFDDRSPMSEIYGENLELPPPLTKYQLIQINSKGLVDGCKWLEMFEDVRAMIFCVSLSDYDQMWSHGKGPLQNKMLASRDMFEHLVRHPCFRNTPFVLLLNKYDAFEEKINQVPLSTCDWFHDFCPVKPHTNIQTLAQQAYYYIAVKFKELYLSISGQKLFVTHTRARERGSVDDAFRYIREVLKWEEEKDYPMYDIIGDESFYSTEISSSPVMNNLPVT, from the exons ATGGCTTCCGATACTGATGAGGAGAATGCTTGGCAAGAGGCTCTGCGGAGGATGCTCCCTGCTGGTGCACCCTTACCAGACGAAGAACACCTTGATTACTCTATCGCAGTTGAGTATCGAGGCCCTCCTGTGGATCATGAGCTACCGAAGATCGAACCACTTGATTTGGAATCACTTTCTATTCCATCTCCTTCCATTATTTCGGTCCCTGACGCTTCTTCGATTCCGATTGTTTATCCTATTGCTCCCAGGGTTTCCAGGTTTAATCGGTTTAGGAATGGAGCAGATTCCCGTAGTCCAATGGAAAGTCAGAGATCGTCTTCGGTTTCTAGAGTTCAACAGGAATCGCAGAATGGTGAACACTCGGAGTTTAGTTCAGAACTGTCTGTACAGCACTTGAATTCTGAATCTGAACCTGCTGCGGTTGAAGGTAGGCGTGCAAATACCGTAACGTTTGTTACACCGAGAGATTCGGAAGACGACGACGAAGATGTGTTTTCCTCTCCCAGGTCGTGTACGACCGATGTGATGACATCCCCGGCTTTATCTCATTCCCGGGAGCAATCGAAGAAGAGAGGAATTTGTAGTAGATGTGGGAGAGGGAATCGGTTGAAAGAGAGGGAAGCTTGTTTGGTCTGCGATGCACAGTACTGCAGTAATTGTCTACTTAAGGCAATGGGATCAATGCCAGAGGGACGGAAGTGCGTGGGCTGCATTGGACGGCCGATAGATGAGTCGAAGAGGCCAATACTGGGCAAGTGTTCCAGGCTTTTATCAAGAGTCTGTAGCCCATTGGAGATTAAGCAGATACTGAAAGCTGAGAAGGAGTGCCCGGCGAATCAGCTTCGACCCGAGCAGCTAATTGTGAATGGAAGGCAGTTACGTCCCGAAGAATTAGCTGAGATTTTGGGCTGTGCGATTCCCCCGCAGAAGTTGAAGCCGGGAAGGTATTGGTACGACAAGGACTCGGGGCTTTGGGGAAag GAAGGAGAGAAGCCGGACAAGATAATCAGTTCAAAACTGAATGTTGGAG GTAAGCTTCGGGCGGATGCAAGCAAAGGGAACACAAAAGTCTTCATAAATGGGCGTGAAATAACAAAGGTTGAGCTCAGAGTACTGAAG ttGGCCAATGTGCAGTGTCCTCGAGATACTCATTTCTGGGTGTACGATGATGGATCTTATGAGGAAGAGGGCCAAAATAATATCAAGGGGAACATATGGGGAAAG GCATCAACCCGCTTGCTGTGTTCATTATTTTCACTTCCAGTACCTCCCGGCAATCCCCATGGGGCAAAAGAAGATCCAACCACCATGTCCGGCAGGTCTGTGCCGGAGTACTTGGAGCATGGGAGAATTCATAAGCTTCTCCTGTTTGGGATTGAAGGATCTGGAACTAGCACTTTGTTTAAGCAG GCTAAATTTTTATATGGGAGCAGGTTTACTCCGGAAGAGCTCCAGAATATAAAGTTTATGATTCAAAGCAATATATATAAGTATCTCAGTACTTTGCTCGAGGGCCGGGAACggtttgaagaagaagctaTTATCGAGAAAACTGCCGAGAAATTTGGAGGAGCCACTGTTGAAGAGAAATTGGATGCTGAAAAGGCTGTCTCAG CTGAAACAGGATCAGAAAGTAAGCAATGTATATATTCAATCAACCAGagattcaaacatttttctGATTGGTTATTGAATATCATGGCTACTGGTGACTTGGATGCTTTCTTTCCTGCTGCAACGCGTGAATATGCTCCAATTGTAGATGAAATGTGGAAAGATTCTGCACTTCAGGAAACTTACAGGAGAAGAGATGAACTGCTCAACCTTCCTGAtgttacaaaatattttcttgacCGG GTGATAGAGATTTCAAGCAATGAATACGAGCCTTCTGACAAGGATATTTTGTATGCTGAGGGAGTCAGTCAAAGCAATGGCCTTGCTTTTATGGATTTCTCTTTTGATGATAGGAGCCCCATGTCTGAAATATATGGTGAAAATCTAGAATTGCCCCCTCCATTAACGAa ATACcaactaattcaaataaattccAAAGGATTGGTTGATGGTTGCAAATGGTTAGAAATGTTTGAAGATGTGAGGGCCATGATATTTTGTGTTTCCTTGAGTGACTATGACCAGATGTGGTCCCATGGTAAGGGTCCTCTGCAGAATAAAATGCTGGCTAGTAGAGATATGTTCGAGCATTTAGTGAGGCACCCTTGTTTTAGGAATACCCCTTTTGTGCTGCTGTTGAACAAATATGATGCATTCGAGGAAAAGATAAATCAGGTTCCATTGTCGACTTGTGATTGGTTTCATGACTTCTGTCCTGTGAAACCACACACCAATATTCAGACATTGGCACAACAAGCATACTATTACATTGCAGTGAAATTCAAGGAGCTATATTTATCCATTAGTGGCCAAAAGTTGTTTGTTACGCACACACGAGCTCGAGAGCGTGGCTCCGTGGATGATGCATTTCGGTATATACGCGAGGTTCTCAAAtgggaagaagagaaggacTATCCTATGTATGATATCATTGGAGACGAGTCATTCTACAGCACTGAAATAAGTTCCTCACCGGTTATGAATAACTTGCCAGTGACTTGA
- the LOC111788016 gene encoding probable inactive receptor kinase RLK902, producing MQPPHLLLHLFLCLLPSLSLIPAVKPDLTSDKASLLSLRSSLAGRTIELWNASHQTPCSWTGVKCQGSRVTVLRLPGASLSGQIPTGIFRNLTHLRTLSLRLNALTGQLPSDLAACTNLRSLYLQGNAFSGPIPEFLFQFHDLVRLNLASNNFSGVLSPGFDKLRRLKTLFLENNRLTGSLPELKLPNLEQFNVSNNFFNGSVPRRFQSFPFTAFMGNPLCGRPFENCARNVIVPLTVDIDVNENKRRKNLSGAAVGGIVMGSVLGLVLFCVILMVSCRRQSGRKTSTLDMTALVDVRGEKAVSEENGGYENGCSVAATAALENKKGEGDDNVGGAKKLVFFGNAGGRVFDLEDLLRASAEVLGKGTFGTAYKAVLEIGAVVAVKRLKDVSVCEREFREKIEGVGVMEHENLVALKAYYYSVDEKLLVYDYMAMGSLSTLLHGNKGTGRTPLNWEMRRAIACGAARGIKYLHSQGPNVSHGNIKSSNILLAKSYDARVSDFGLAQLVGPASSPNRVVGYRAPEVTDSRKVSQKADVYSFGVLLLELLTGKAPSHAVLNEEGVDLPRWVQSVLQEEWRSEVFDTELLRYESVEEEMVKMLELAVDCAAQHPDRRPSMYEVSRRIEELCSPSAHSNPQLHNVGAADKPFGASTSHIPNAKSI from the exons ATGCAGCCTCCCCACCTTCTGCTTCACCTTTTCCTCTGCCTTTTGCCCTCCCTTTCCCTCATTCCCGCCGTCAAACCGGATCTCACCTCCGACAAGGCTTCCCTTCTCTCGCTCCGTTCTTCCCTCGCCGGCCGAACCATCGAGCTCTGGAATGCAAGCCACCAAACCCCCTGTTCCTGGACTGGCGTCAAATGCCAGGGCAGCCGGGTCACTGTTCTTCGTTTGCCGGGTGCTTCCCTCTCCGGCCAAATTCCGACCGGCATTTTCAGAAATTTGACCCATCTTCGCACTTTGAGTCTCCGACTCAACGCATTGACGGGTCAGCTTCCGTCAGATCTTGCAGCATGCACTAATCTCCGCAGCCTCTACTTGCAGGGTAATGCATTTTCTGGCCCAATTCCTGAGTTTTTGTTCCAATTTCATGACCTTGTTCGTCTTAACTTGGCTTCCAATAACTTCTCCGGCGTCCTGTCCCCCGGTTTTGACAAACTCCGGCGGCTGAAGACTCTGTTTCTTGAGAACAATCGCCTTACTGGCTCATTACCGGAGCTGAAGCTGCCTAACCTCGAACAGTTCAATGTTTCCAACAATTTCTTTAATGGGTCGGTTCCTCGTCGTTTCCAGTCGTTTCCCTTTACTGCTTTTATGGGTAATCCACTTTGTGGGCGACCCTTTGAGAATTGCGCTCGAAATGTCATTGTTCCATTGACAGTGGATATTGATGTTAATGAGAAcaagagaaggaagaactTGTCTGGGGCTGCGGTCGGAGGGATTGTGATGGGATCCGTTCTgggtttggttttgttttgtgtgattTTGATGGTTTCTTGTCGGAGGCAGAGCGGTCGGAAAACAAGCACTCTGGACATGACAGCCCTTGTCGATGTACGAGGAGAGAAGGCAGTTAGTGAAGAGAATGGGGGGTATGAAAATGGGTGCTCTGTGGCTGCTACGGCGGCGCTAGAGAATAAGAAAGGGGAAGGGGATGACAACGTTGGTGGTGCTAAAAAGTTGGTGTTTTTTGGGAATGCTGGTGGGAGGGTGTTTGATTTGGAGGATCTGTTGAGGGCTTCAGCTGAAGTGTTGGGTAAGGGAACGTTTGGGACAGCTTATAAAGCTGTGTTGGAGATTGGGGCTGTTGTGGCTGTGAAGAGATTGAAGGATgtgagtgtttgtgagagggaATTTAgggagaaaattgaaggtGTGGGAGTAATGGAACATGAGAATTTGGTTGCTCTTAAAGCTTATTATTATAGTGTTGATGAGAAGCTTTTGGTTTATGATTATATGGCTATGGGAAGCTTATCTACACTTTTGCATG GTAACAAGGGAACTGGTAGGACACCATTGAACTGGGAAATGAGGCGTGCCATTGCATGTGGAGCAGCTCGTGGCATCAAGTACTTACATTCTCAAGGCCCAAACGTCTCTCATGGAAACATAAAGTCATCCAATATCTTGCTCGCCAAATCCTACGATGCCCGAGTCTCCGATTTCGGCCTAGCACAACTAGTTGGCCCAGCATCGAGTCCTAACAGAGTGGTGGGGTATCGTGCACCGGAGGTGACAGATTCTCGTAAAGTATCACAAAAAGCAGATGTTTACAGCTTTGGCGTATTGCTGTTGGAGCTTTTGACAGGAAAGGCTCCGAGTCACGCAGTGTTAAACGAGGAAGGGGTGGATCTACCGAGATGGGTACAGTCAGTGTTGCAAGAGGAGTGGAGGTCGGAAGTCTTCGACACCGAACTGCTGAGGTACGAGAGCGTTGAGGAGGAGATGGTTAAAATGTTGGAGCTGGCTGTGGACTGTGCGGCGCAGCATCCTGATAGACGGCCTTCAATGTATGAAGTGAGTAGGCGCATTGAGGAGTTGTGCAGCCCTTCCGCCCATTCGAATCCCCAGCTACACAACGTTGGTGCTGCTGACAAGCCCTTTGGTGCGTCCACCTCCCATATTCCGAATGCCAAGTCCATTTGA